The nucleotide sequence CGTCGGCAAAGCGCGGGTCGGCATCGAGCCAGTGGTTGAAGTAGTCGTCGATGCTCGCCCCGTCGCGGCCGTAGCGCTCGTGGCTCTCGTTTTGGATGTAACAGAGGCCGACCTTCGCGGTGTCGCCGCCGGTGTGGAAGATCCAGGAGTAGCCACCGGGGGCGTACTCGTGGTCCAAGCGGAGCATCATCGTGTCGGTCAGGTCGGCGTAGTTCGGGTGGTCGACGTCCACGCCGGACATCTCCCACTCGATCCCGATGGCCTGCTGTTCCCGCCGCAGGTCGCTCACCCCGAGTTCCTTGGCGAGGGGCGCGGCCGGCCCCGTCGCGTCGACGACGATGTCGGCGTACGCCTCCTCGCCGCCCGCGTACCGGACCCCGGCGATGTCGCCGTCCTCCATGATCGCTCCGTTCGCGCGGGCGTCGAACCGGTAGGTCGCCCCCTCCGATCGGCCCTCCCGGACCAGCCACTGCTTGAACTCCGCGAACTCCAGGACTGCACCGGGCTGGTGCTGGACGTAGTGGTGGTTCGGCGACTCCAACACCACGTCGTCGGTGTAGTTCATCACCACCTCGTCGGGCACGCCGAAGGAGGCCATCATCGAGGGGAAGGTCCCGGCGGTCGACTTGTTGCTCTGGCGGGGGAAGGTGTCCTCGGGTTCGGCTTCGAGGACGAGAACGTCGTAGTCCCGCTGAGCGAGGTCGCGCGCACACTGGGCCCCGGCAGGCCCCGCGCCGGCGACGATCACGTCGAAACGGTCGGACATATGTTTCCCTACCGGGAGAGCGTAATCAGTCTTGCTGAACCGGACGAGAGCGATACGTCGGGTGCTCTCGCCGACCGTTCTCGCTTCCCGGTGCCGGTCGATCAGACGTCGCCGTCGCAGACGTTTTCCAACACGTCCCGGAGCGCGTCACGGAGGTAGAGCGTCGACTCGTAACGATCCTCCCGTTCGGTCGCCAGCGCGGTCAGGACGACGTCGTCGACGGCCTCGGGGACGTCCGCGAGGTCGCTTGGCGGTGCAGGCCTCTCGGTCCGGGGCCATCCGGCGTCACCGCGGAACGGCGGTCGTCCGGTGGACAGTTCGTAACAGATCGCGCCCAGTTGGTAGACATCGGTGACCGTATCGACCGGGGAATCGTCGTCGAACTGCTCGGGCGCGGCGTACGTCGGCGTGTACTCCGCCCGCTCCCGCGCCCCGTCGAGCAGCCGCCGGGAGAGCCCCCAGTCGGCCACCTTCGGGACGTCCCACCCGTCCTCGACCGACCGGAAGAGCACGTTCGCCGGTTTCAGATCGAGATGGGCGACGCCGTGCCGGTGGGCGTGGTGGACACCCCGCGTCGTCGCGAGGGCGGTCCAGAGCGCCTGTGTCGTCGACAGTTCCCCCGCCCGGTCGCTCAGATCCCCGCCCTTCATGAACTCCATCGCGATCCACGGCACCGGCCGCTCGCCCCAGTCGACGACGCCGACGACGTGGTCGTGATCGTCGAGCCCCGCCCACGTCCGTGCCTCCTCGACGAACCGTTCGCCGATCTCAGCGTGGAGGGTCCCCGAGAACCGCGGTTCCTTGAGCGCGACCGTCAGGTTGCCCCCCTCGACCGTCGCCTCGTAGACGTCGGCGCGGCCACCCCGGCCGATCCGGTCGCCCCGCACGAGCGCCCCGTAGTCGAGGCTCCGGTCGGGCGCCCGAGGGACCTCCTCGGGTGGGCCGCGCTCCGCCGTCCCCGACCCGTCGCTCACGACGACCGTCGCCGGCCGTTCGACCCGTCCGTCCCGCGCGTAGCCGACGCGACGGACCTCGAGGATCGCCCCCTCCGGACGCGTGGACTCCACCGTCGTGCCCGCACTGTGCCGATCGGGGTCCAGCGACGTCCCCGGGTCGGGGTCGACGAGCGCGACGCCGATCCCTTCGAGCGCGCTGTCGAT is from Haloplanus salinarum and encodes:
- a CDS encoding digeranylgeranylglycerophospholipid reductase, giving the protein MSDRFDVIVAGAGPAGAQCARDLAQRDYDVLVLEAEPEDTFPRQSNKSTAGTFPSMMASFGVPDEVVMNYTDDVVLESPNHHYVQHQPGAVLEFAEFKQWLVREGRSEGATYRFDARANGAIMEDGDIAGVRYAGGEEAYADIVVDATGPAAPLAKELGVSDLRREQQAIGIEWEMSGVDVDHPNYADLTDTMMLRLDHEYAPGGYSWIFHTGGDTAKVGLCYIQNESHERYGRDGASIDDYFNHWLDADPRFADAERISEKQQHRGSAHIQMPGQLCTDGFMAIGDAVPTIDPLWGEGIHKGMKSGRMAAITADRCFTEADPDTSAEAMSVYSKLWHSEVAPRMRERLLMTELLYLASNERYDTLMTDLKGTGSDTLAKANAGNVRAMLKLLHLGDIPLLGKFARERLAGP